In Zobellia roscoffensis, the following are encoded in one genomic region:
- a CDS encoding citrate synthase produces the protein MSDKATLEYNGNKYDFPVIKGTEDELAIDIKSLRSSTSGMITIDPGYKNTGSCESAITFLDGEKGILRYRGYSIEELAEKADFLEVAYLLIFGELPNKTELEKFHADIKDESHVDEEMKKILDGFPKSAHPMGVLSSLTSALIAFNPSTVDVSSDKDMYHAIVRILAKFPVLVAWTLRKKKGLPLDYGDDTLGYVENIHKMMFKRPNQNYQKDDLVIAALDKLLILHADHEQNCSTSTVRIVGSSHAGLFASLSAGISALWGPLHGGANQAVLEMLEAIEKDGGDTKKYMAKAKDKSDPFRLMGFGHRVYKNFDPRAKIIKKAADDVLANLGIDDPILAIAKGLEKEALEDPYFVDRKLYPNVDFYSGIIYRALGIPTEMFTVMFALGRLPGWIAQWREMRLRGEPIGRPRQVYIGETLRPFVDVDLR, from the coding sequence ATGTCAGATAAAGCTACTTTAGAGTATAACGGTAACAAATATGATTTTCCGGTAATAAAGGGCACAGAAGATGAACTCGCCATAGATATAAAGAGTTTACGGTCGTCCACAAGCGGAATGATAACAATAGATCCAGGATATAAGAACACGGGTTCGTGTGAAAGCGCCATAACTTTTCTAGATGGTGAAAAAGGTATTTTGAGATATAGAGGTTATTCCATTGAGGAACTTGCCGAAAAAGCCGATTTTTTAGAGGTTGCCTATCTTTTGATTTTTGGCGAATTACCGAACAAGACCGAATTAGAAAAATTTCATGCCGATATTAAGGACGAGTCTCATGTAGACGAAGAAATGAAAAAGATTTTGGACGGGTTTCCAAAATCCGCACATCCAATGGGTGTATTGTCTTCTTTAACGAGTGCGTTAATTGCCTTTAACCCTTCTACGGTAGATGTTTCGTCCGATAAGGATATGTATCACGCTATTGTTAGAATCTTAGCTAAATTCCCGGTTCTTGTTGCTTGGACGCTTAGAAAGAAAAAAGGATTGCCTCTAGATTATGGAGATGACACTTTAGGCTATGTAGAGAACATTCATAAAATGATGTTCAAGAGACCTAATCAGAACTATCAAAAAGACGATTTGGTAATAGCAGCTTTGGATAAGTTGTTAATTTTACATGCTGATCACGAACAAAACTGTTCTACTTCTACGGTAAGAATTGTCGGTTCTTCCCATGCGGGTCTTTTTGCTTCCCTTTCGGCAGGTATTTCAGCTTTATGGGGGCCATTGCACGGAGGAGCAAATCAAGCGGTATTAGAAATGCTTGAGGCTATTGAAAAAGATGGTGGAGATACAAAAAAATATATGGCGAAAGCCAAAGATAAATCAGACCCTTTTAGATTAATGGGCTTTGGTCATAGAGTTTATAAGAACTTTGATCCAAGAGCAAAAATAATCAAGAAAGCGGCAGATGATGTTTTAGCTAATTTAGGTATAGATGATCCTATTTTGGCCATTGCCAAAGGTTTAGAAAAAGAAGCTTTAGAAGATCCATATTTTGTAGATAGAAAACTATATCCTAATGTAGATTTCTATTCGGGTATAATCTATCGTGCATTGGGTATTCCTACTGAAATGTTTACAGTTATGTTTGCATTGGGCCGTCTACCTGGTTGGATTGCGCAATGGAGAGAAATGCGTTTGCGTGGTGAGCCAATAGGAAGACCAAGACAAGTTTATATTGGTGAAACGCTTCGTCCTTTTGTAGATGTAGATTTAAGATAA
- a CDS encoding DUF4270 family protein, which yields MKITLAILVCLSLLVSCSTDAVNDSDFEAGDIFTDSDIRVVQLDTMTIDFSTMKFDSVDTSQSVRMLLGKYKDPVYGTVKGASFMEFIPSSYFIDTDAEFDSITFILRPDNYYYNDTLQSSTLHIKELSEALKPEDGVNFYNTSTIDFYEEDLGELTYIPRPLSTDSLEVKLLDTFGFSLFDNFQQKKITTYDEYRNSYYGITIQPDDTDDGPIIGFSLLSTMRLYYSIAGEEERTQYYTDFTINTTSSPVPFFNQVSAEEPNEYLKSLTDQETNLHSTETDNLSFIQSSIGIATRLEFPNIKSVFDIQGEGTLLDASLKISPAVNSYDDLLTLRDTLSVFVVDQNNELTSQLLSTDGSVAQAILNRSNQEFNDIYYELPLSGYLEGLISTDQESSDALILLPSDYNSTVDRFVLNTDINSQSTTLELTYAIYDEDE from the coding sequence ATGAAAATTACATTGGCCATCCTTGTTTGCCTATCACTCCTAGTTTCATGCAGTACCGATGCGGTTAACGATTCAGATTTTGAAGCAGGAGACATTTTTACCGATAGTGATATACGCGTGGTTCAACTAGATACCATGACCATAGATTTTTCTACTATGAAGTTTGATAGTGTAGATACGTCACAGTCCGTTCGTATGCTCCTTGGCAAATACAAAGACCCGGTTTACGGAACAGTCAAAGGAGCAAGCTTTATGGAATTTATACCAAGTTCATATTTTATTGATACAGATGCCGAATTTGATAGTATAACTTTTATCCTTAGGCCGGACAACTACTATTATAACGATACACTACAGTCTAGCACCCTTCATATTAAGGAGTTGAGTGAAGCCTTAAAACCGGAAGATGGAGTTAATTTTTACAATACCAGTACAATAGATTTTTATGAAGAGGATTTAGGTGAGCTCACCTATATCCCAAGACCACTCTCAACAGACTCCCTTGAAGTAAAACTCTTGGACACCTTTGGTTTTAGTCTATTTGATAATTTTCAGCAGAAAAAAATAACTACTTATGACGAGTATAGAAATTCCTATTACGGTATAACCATTCAACCGGATGATACCGATGATGGTCCTATAATAGGTTTTTCATTACTCTCCACCATGAGGCTTTATTATAGCATTGCAGGTGAAGAGGAGCGCACCCAGTATTATACAGACTTCACTATTAATACTACAAGTTCACCCGTTCCATTTTTCAATCAGGTTTCTGCTGAGGAACCAAATGAATATTTAAAGTCTTTAACTGACCAAGAAACGAACCTCCACAGCACGGAAACCGATAATCTAAGCTTTATACAATCTAGCATAGGCATTGCAACTAGATTAGAATTTCCTAATATAAAATCTGTATTTGACATTCAAGGAGAAGGCACCCTTCTTGATGCCTCCCTTAAAATTTCGCCTGCGGTTAATAGTTATGACGACTTATTGACCTTAAGAGATACGCTATCTGTATTCGTGGTCGACCAAAACAACGAGCTTACCAGTCAATTACTTTCAACAGATGGGAGTGTAGCTCAGGCAATTTTGAACCGTAGCAATCAAGAGTTTAATGACATCTATTATGAGTTGCCCTTAAGTGGTTATTTAGAGGGATTAATTTCTACTGACCAAGAATCATCCGACGCCCTGATTCTATTACCAAGCGATTACAATTCGACTGTGGACCGTTTTGTTCTCAATACAGATATAAACTCTCAAAGTACCACACTTGAACTTACTTATGCGATCTATGACGAAGATGAATAA
- a CDS encoding DUF4907 domain-containing protein — MKKIHFLLAVLVAVVAYIAFNFSAGEAKQKGLHSEVIEVGEGFGYQILHADKILVKQEFMPAIQGELPFNTEKEAQLIGDEVLKKIKKGEAPFITVSELKNLNITIQNQ; from the coding sequence ATGAAAAAAATTCACTTTTTATTGGCAGTATTGGTCGCAGTCGTTGCTTATATTGCATTTAACTTTAGCGCTGGAGAAGCAAAGCAAAAAGGACTTCATTCAGAGGTGATAGAAGTAGGTGAAGGATTTGGATATCAAATTTTACATGCCGATAAGATTCTGGTAAAACAAGAGTTTATGCCTGCAATACAAGGAGAATTGCCATTTAATACAGAGAAAGAGGCTCAATTGATTGGTGATGAGGTTCTCAAAAAAATAAAAAAAGGCGAAGCTCCGTTTATAACCGTTTCTGAACTCAAAAATCTGAATATTACTATTCAAAATCAGTAA
- a CDS encoding sensor histidine kinase — translation MNASKRKYLPQWLVHTFLWCAVFGLIVYPFFLESRSIPFNIVVKWVMAVAIFYFNYYYLVPNFLLRDKMKTYIGISIVLLFAVSYGLHNIFPPEMPKSFAPLVERMKERREARAPFRFSLMPVVSFAVPYIFAIMLRVYTELQRNENLRKTVEKEKVQSELQFLKTQLNPHFLFNSLNTIYSLSVKKSPHTSEAIINLSELMRYMIYEADKDLVPLDKEIEYIKSYVALQRLRLADSENVFLKISGDDSNKIIPSLLFISFIENAFKYGTDYQGKTMVKINLLVQEKSIQLYVINKIGKQRVKSENSGVGLQNVKNRLNFLYPNSHFLEIEDDGENYEVNLILNL, via the coding sequence ATGAACGCCTCCAAAAGAAAATATTTGCCACAATGGTTGGTACATACCTTCTTATGGTGTGCGGTTTTTGGATTAATAGTATACCCGTTTTTCCTAGAGTCAAGGTCTATACCGTTTAATATCGTTGTTAAATGGGTAATGGCTGTGGCAATATTCTATTTCAATTATTATTACTTGGTCCCTAACTTTTTACTTAGGGATAAAATGAAAACCTATATAGGTATTTCTATTGTGTTGTTGTTTGCCGTTAGTTATGGGCTTCATAATATATTTCCTCCGGAAATGCCAAAAAGTTTTGCCCCTTTGGTAGAACGCATGAAGGAGCGTAGGGAAGCTAGGGCCCCGTTTAGATTTTCTTTAATGCCAGTGGTAAGTTTTGCTGTCCCCTACATTTTTGCCATTATGCTCCGTGTGTATACGGAACTGCAAAGAAACGAGAATCTTCGTAAAACGGTCGAAAAGGAAAAAGTGCAATCGGAACTTCAGTTCTTAAAAACCCAGTTGAACCCACATTTTCTGTTTAATTCTCTCAATACTATTTACTCGTTATCGGTAAAAAAATCTCCGCATACTTCCGAAGCAATTATCAATTTATCAGAACTGATGCGATATATGATTTATGAGGCGGATAAAGATTTGGTACCGTTGGATAAGGAGATAGAGTACATAAAGAGTTATGTAGCATTACAAAGGTTAAGATTGGCCGATAGTGAAAATGTGTTCCTAAAAATTTCGGGAGACGATTCCAATAAAATTATTCCGTCGCTATTATTTATTTCGTTCATTGAAAATGCCTTTAAATATGGAACGGACTACCAAGGTAAAACTATGGTAAAAATAAACCTGCTAGTACAGGAGAAGTCCATACAATTGTACGTGATAAACAAAATAGGAAAGCAAAGAGTAAAAAGTGAAAATAGTGGTGTAGGGCTTCAAAATGTTAAGAACAGATTGAATTTTTTATACCCCAATTCGCATTTTCTAGAAATAGAAGATGATGGAGAAAACTATGAAGTTAATTTAATTTTAAACCTATAG
- a CDS encoding Kelch repeat-containing protein has protein sequence MKGFKYYIGTVTIFSTMIFSLVSCSSDDDDEYLGNWVDRSVFDGSPRSGTSTFTIGNIGYSGVGYDGDDYLTSLWAYDMDGDFWSQKADFIGSARNAAVGFQIDGTGYIGSGYDGLDELGDFFSYNPNSNSWQAIASLPSTARRSAIAFGMNGFGYFGTGYDGENDRKDFWKYDPNSDSWSELVGFGGDKRRAATTFTIGDQVYLGTGVSNGIYLNDFWAFDAATESWTKKLDLDEEDDYSIARSNAVGFTLNGYGYIACGLSGGTLGSVWQYDPSTDDWELKTSFEGTTRQDGVAFSNGSRAVVGLGRTGSLYLDDLYEFLPFDEYDDED, from the coding sequence ATGAAAGGATTCAAGTACTATATAGGGACGGTAACAATTTTTAGCACAATGATTTTTTCATTGGTAAGTTGTTCTAGTGATGACGATGATGAGTATCTGGGTAACTGGGTAGATAGGTCTGTTTTTGATGGTAGCCCCCGTAGTGGCACATCAACTTTTACTATTGGTAACATAGGGTATTCTGGTGTGGGGTATGATGGGGATGACTACCTTACTTCTTTATGGGCCTATGATATGGATGGTGATTTCTGGTCTCAGAAAGCAGATTTTATAGGAAGCGCTAGAAATGCCGCCGTAGGTTTTCAGATTGATGGTACAGGTTATATTGGTTCCGGATATGATGGATTGGATGAATTGGGGGATTTTTTCTCTTATAATCCTAATTCTAATTCTTGGCAGGCCATAGCTTCTTTGCCTTCTACGGCAAGAAGAAGTGCAATTGCTTTCGGAATGAACGGTTTTGGCTACTTCGGTACGGGATATGACGGGGAAAATGATCGTAAGGATTTCTGGAAATATGACCCAAATTCGGATTCTTGGTCGGAACTAGTTGGTTTTGGTGGAGATAAAAGAAGAGCGGCTACAACTTTTACTATTGGTGATCAAGTGTATTTAGGCACCGGCGTATCTAACGGAATTTACCTTAATGATTTTTGGGCCTTTGATGCCGCAACTGAAAGTTGGACTAAAAAATTAGACCTGGACGAGGAAGATGATTATAGTATAGCCCGAAGCAATGCAGTAGGCTTTACGTTAAACGGCTACGGTTATATTGCTTGTGGTCTGTCTGGAGGAACCTTAGGTTCTGTTTGGCAATATGACCCTAGTACGGATGATTGGGAGTTGAAAACTAGTTTTGAAGGCACTACAAGACAAGATGGCGTAGCATTTTCCAATGGATCTAGAGCCGTGGTTGGCCTAGGTAGAACAGGTAGTCTTTATTTAGATGATTTATACGAGTTTCTTCCTTTTGATGAATACGATGATGAGGATTAA
- a CDS encoding glycogen synthase, which translates to MNNFLFVAAENDAIPNCKAGGMGDVVRDVPRHISKRGDKVQVVVPSYSRLHLNGTFRTNLNFQLRGTTYMAELYEVVGKKECPNIVHYVIHHPEIQEGGIAHIYHDDPTEPFFTDFIKYVIFCTAVAEAIKMGAFGDLDVVHMHDWHASALLFLKTYHPRYKELKKMRYVYSIHNLAIQGIRPFYDNYASVHNWFPELQLDHDALKDPRYEDCINLMAVGIRLADSVHTVSPSYKEDVMLPSARPEFVGGESLEKDLQQANNEGRLIGILNASNYNNIRTADKGRLYRNTVKALFGWLQDESKKYKADFLAHTGEKIMKHVDEKPKFVVSSVARLTEQKFYFFKRSPDAFEQMLERLRKIDGIFMLLGTGDPDYEEFFRSMSYKHHNFIFTNGQSEDLIDSIYLESDLYCMPSLFEPCGISQMLAMRNGNPCFVHHTGGLKDTVEHHVTGFAFDGKTYDEKIKNMVKNFSEAIDLWENDKPKWKKIKSNAEKVRFTWEKSLDEYYSKLYVL; encoded by the coding sequence ATGAATAATTTTCTCTTTGTTGCTGCTGAAAATGATGCTATTCCTAACTGTAAAGCTGGGGGCATGGGTGATGTTGTGCGCGATGTTCCTAGGCATATCTCCAAAAGAGGAGATAAAGTTCAAGTAGTGGTGCCTTCGTATTCAAGACTTCATCTAAATGGTACTTTTAGAACAAATCTCAATTTTCAGTTAAGGGGAACTACCTATATGGCCGAACTTTATGAGGTAGTCGGGAAAAAGGAATGCCCAAACATTGTGCATTATGTTATTCATCATCCGGAAATTCAAGAAGGTGGAATTGCACATATTTATCATGACGACCCAACTGAACCTTTTTTTACGGACTTTATAAAGTATGTAATCTTTTGTACAGCCGTTGCAGAAGCTATAAAGATGGGTGCTTTTGGAGATTTAGATGTGGTTCATATGCATGATTGGCATGCGAGCGCGTTGCTGTTCTTAAAAACATATCACCCTAGATATAAGGAATTGAAGAAAATGCGCTACGTATATAGTATTCATAATTTGGCAATTCAAGGTATACGTCCATTTTATGATAACTATGCTTCAGTGCATAATTGGTTTCCAGAATTGCAGTTGGATCATGATGCCTTAAAGGATCCTCGGTATGAGGATTGTATTAACCTTATGGCAGTTGGTATTAGGCTTGCGGACTCTGTTCATACGGTATCTCCATCATATAAAGAAGATGTAATGTTGCCCAGTGCAAGGCCAGAATTTGTTGGGGGAGAGAGTTTAGAGAAAGATTTGCAGCAGGCAAATAATGAAGGGCGCTTAATAGGAATTCTAAATGCTTCTAATTATAACAATATTAGAACTGCAGATAAAGGGCGGCTATACCGTAATACGGTAAAAGCTCTTTTTGGATGGTTGCAAGATGAATCAAAAAAATACAAGGCAGATTTCTTGGCTCACACTGGTGAGAAGATTATGAAACATGTTGACGAAAAACCGAAATTTGTAGTTTCTAGTGTAGCTAGATTAACTGAGCAAAAGTTTTATTTTTTCAAGCGGTCACCAGATGCTTTTGAGCAAATGCTAGAAAGGTTACGAAAAATAGATGGTATTTTTATGCTGTTGGGAACGGGAGATCCTGATTATGAAGAATTTTTCCGAAGCATGAGCTACAAGCATCATAATTTCATTTTTACAAATGGTCAATCAGAAGACTTAATAGATTCCATATACTTAGAATCAGACTTGTATTGTATGCCAAGTCTTTTTGAACCCTGCGGTATTAGTCAAATGTTGGCTATGCGTAACGGTAATCCATGTTTTGTTCATCATACGGGAGGACTGAAAGATACGGTTGAGCACCATGTTACAGGTTTTGCCTTTGATGGAAAGACCTATGATGAAAAAATTAAGAATATGGTCAAGAATTTTAGTGAGGCCATTGACCTTTGGGAGAACGATAAACCTAAATGGAAAAAAATAAAAAGTAATGCCGAGAAGGTTCGCTTTACTTGGGAAAAATCGTTGGATGAATACTATTCAAAATTGTACGTTCTCTAG
- a CDS encoding dimethylarginine dimethylaminohydrolase family protein — translation MLKLHVNDEISRLKVLVLGTAKSSGPTPKPEEAYDPKSLEHILAGTYPQEADMIREMDAFAEVFRKYDVQVYRPEVLTDCNQIFSRDIAFVIEDKLIIANILPDREKEVEAILHVLDKIEEQQILHPPEEVHVEGGDVMPWGDYIFIGTYTAEDYASYITARTNQAAVDYITEQFPHKKVKSFQLRKSNTDAKQNALHLDCCFQPLGKGKAILHKNGFLVEEEYQWLVDFFGKENVFEISPDEMYQMFSNVFSISPEVIVSEKNFTRLNNWLREQGFMVEEIPYGEIAKQEGLLRCSTLPLVRE, via the coding sequence ATGCTTAAGCTTCACGTTAACGATGAAATTTCAAGGTTAAAGGTATTGGTTTTGGGTACAGCAAAAAGTAGCGGCCCAACACCTAAACCAGAGGAGGCCTACGACCCTAAATCATTGGAACACATTTTGGCGGGGACATACCCACAGGAAGCGGATATGATTCGGGAAATGGATGCTTTTGCAGAAGTGTTTCGTAAATATGATGTTCAGGTATATAGACCCGAAGTCTTAACTGATTGTAATCAGATTTTTTCCAGGGATATCGCCTTTGTCATAGAAGACAAACTTATTATAGCCAATATTTTACCCGATAGAGAAAAAGAGGTTGAAGCCATTCTTCACGTATTGGATAAAATTGAAGAACAACAAATCTTACATCCGCCCGAAGAAGTACATGTAGAAGGTGGTGATGTTATGCCTTGGGGCGATTATATTTTTATCGGCACCTATACGGCAGAAGATTATGCTAGTTATATTACGGCAAGAACAAATCAAGCGGCCGTTGATTATATTACAGAACAATTTCCTCATAAAAAAGTAAAATCATTCCAACTGAGGAAATCAAATACCGATGCAAAACAGAATGCGTTGCACTTAGACTGTTGCTTTCAGCCCTTAGGAAAAGGAAAAGCTATTTTGCACAAAAACGGATTCTTGGTAGAAGAAGAATACCAATGGTTGGTTGATTTTTTCGGAAAAGAAAATGTCTTTGAGATTTCGCCAGATGAAATGTATCAAATGTTTAGTAATGTATTTTCTATTTCTCCGGAAGTAATAGTATCAGAAAAGAACTTTACACGCCTTAATAATTGGCTGAGGGAGCAAGGTTTTATGGTAGAAGAGATTCCCTATGGCGAGATTGCTAAACAAGAAGGTCTTCTGCGGTGTAGCACCTTGCCACTAGTTCGTGAGTAG
- the ctlX gene encoding citrulline utilization hydrolase CtlX: MQITNTILMIRPVNFRMNEQTAVNNYFQEDIDVQNTTINEKAQQEFDAFVEILRSKGVNVVVVEDTKDPDTPDSIFPNNWISFHANGTVGLYPMFAENRRNERREDILDILEENGLIIENVVDYTSAEEENVFLEATGSMALDRVNNKAYCALSDRADEGLFIEFCEDFEYSPVIFTANQSVGGKRMPIYHTNVMMCLAEDFSVICLDTIDDKKERKNVVDHLKQDGKEVIAITEQQMHHFAGNMLQVLGGNEKRYLVMSSSAYHSLTPSQIEAIEKHCEIIHSSLETIETCGGGSARCMMAEVFLPRSK, encoded by the coding sequence ATGCAGATTACGAACACCATACTAATGATTCGCCCGGTCAATTTCCGAATGAACGAACAGACTGCGGTAAACAATTATTTTCAAGAAGATATAGATGTTCAGAATACTACGATCAATGAGAAAGCGCAGCAGGAGTTTGATGCTTTTGTAGAGATTTTACGTTCAAAAGGAGTGAACGTAGTTGTAGTTGAAGATACCAAGGACCCAGATACTCCAGATTCTATATTTCCTAATAATTGGATTTCATTTCATGCAAACGGTACGGTAGGGTTGTATCCTATGTTCGCTGAGAACAGGCGTAATGAAAGACGTGAGGATATTTTGGATATTCTTGAGGAAAATGGTTTGATCATAGAAAACGTAGTGGATTACACATCGGCGGAAGAAGAAAATGTGTTTCTAGAAGCTACAGGTAGTATGGCATTGGATAGGGTGAATAACAAAGCCTATTGTGCTCTTTCTGATAGGGCGGATGAAGGCTTGTTCATTGAGTTTTGCGAGGATTTTGAGTACTCGCCGGTTATTTTTACGGCCAACCAATCGGTAGGAGGTAAGCGAATGCCAATTTATCATACCAATGTAATGATGTGTTTGGCAGAAGACTTTTCTGTTATTTGTCTTGATACGATTGATGATAAAAAAGAGCGGAAAAACGTAGTGGATCACCTGAAACAGGATGGGAAAGAAGTAATTGCTATTACTGAACAGCAAATGCATCATTTTGCGGGTAACATGCTCCAGGTTTTGGGAGGGAATGAAAAGCGTTATTTAGTAATGAGCTCATCTGCATATCATAGTCTAACTCCGTCACAAATTGAAGCTATTGAAAAGCATTGCGAAATTATTCATAGTTCTTTAGAAACTATTGAAACTTGTGGTGGAGGTAGTGCACGTTGCATGATGGCCGAGGTTTTTCTGCCACGTTCAAAATAG
- a CDS encoding OmpP1/FadL family transporter: protein MTKMNNALLFSVFILLIHVSAQAQSEGLTSSPYSLYGLGAINQSSIGRTNGMGYTGIGLKTSNQINNLNPANFALIPKGSFFYDVGIKAEYNQYSNKADSETKTTFNFSNLAMAFRVAEGLGAGISLVPYSEMGYSLIGITSNIEGTEETFESNVNGIGGLSELKFNLGYSVMPNFRFGANASLLFGNIEESEAFVLNQSTFSSEETTNYSGIRFGLGMQFDVTDNFTIGSTVQFPTSLKGNIKRSITKSLDGTEITVEDGASDTFENFSMPLEVGLGISTNIFDSFTVSADYKKNYWDATGQTESLGSYADQDIYAIGLEYVKNPTSYKYADRIRYRTGFNYDNGYLAINGQKVDGYNLTAGIGIPIGQGQKSMMNLSYSYGSKGQIQNILIKENFHLLTLNFSLEDLWFQKRKIN from the coding sequence ATGACGAAGATGAATAATGCTTTACTGTTTTCCGTGTTTATACTTTTAATCCACGTGTCGGCACAAGCACAATCCGAAGGTTTAACCAGTTCTCCATATTCCTTATATGGCCTTGGAGCTATAAACCAATCTAGCATTGGGCGTACCAACGGTATGGGGTATACTGGAATTGGCCTTAAAACTTCAAACCAAATAAACAATCTAAACCCCGCAAACTTTGCTTTGATCCCTAAGGGCTCATTTTTTTATGATGTTGGAATAAAAGCCGAATACAATCAATATAGCAACAAAGCGGATAGCGAAACAAAAACAACGTTTAACTTCTCCAATTTAGCCATGGCCTTTAGGGTAGCTGAAGGATTGGGCGCAGGAATCTCTCTTGTACCCTACAGCGAAATGGGGTACTCACTTATTGGAATTACATCTAATATTGAAGGAACGGAAGAAACCTTTGAAAGTAATGTAAACGGAATTGGAGGTTTAAGTGAGCTTAAGTTTAATTTAGGATACAGCGTTATGCCAAATTTCAGATTTGGCGCCAATGCCTCCTTACTCTTTGGCAACATTGAAGAAAGTGAAGCTTTTGTTCTAAATCAAAGTACATTTAGCTCTGAGGAAACCACAAACTATTCCGGTATTCGCTTTGGACTAGGCATGCAGTTTGATGTGACCGATAATTTTACTATTGGTAGCACCGTTCAATTTCCTACAAGCTTAAAGGGTAACATAAAACGTTCCATCACCAAAAGCTTAGATGGCACGGAAATTACCGTAGAAGATGGGGCAAGTGATACTTTCGAAAATTTCAGCATGCCTCTAGAAGTAGGCTTAGGTATAAGTACAAACATCTTTGATTCCTTTACCGTGAGTGCAGACTACAAAAAGAACTATTGGGACGCCACAGGACAAACAGAAAGTCTAGGAAGTTATGCAGACCAAGACATTTACGCCATTGGCCTGGAGTATGTAAAAAATCCTACCAGCTATAAATACGCCGATCGTATACGCTACAGAACAGGTTTTAATTATGACAATGGATACCTTGCCATTAATGGGCAAAAAGTAGACGGATATAACCTTACAGCAGGCATTGGCATACCCATAGGGCAAGGTCAAAAATCTATGATGAACCTATCTTATAGCTATGGCTCCAAAGGTCAGATTCAAAATATATTGATAAAAGAAAACTTTCACCTATTAACATTGAATTTTAGCTTAGAAGACCTTTGGTTCCAAAAGCGAAAAATTAATTAG